A segment of the Longimicrobium sp. genome:
GTCCGTGGTCACCAGCACGGGCACGCGGTGGCGCAGCGCCTCGCGGATGGCGGTGAGCGCCTCGGACCGCTCGAACCACTGGCGCGTCAGCGCGCGCAGGGCCTCCTTGTCGCGCGCCACCTCCAGCAGCACCGACGACTCCGACCGGCCGTGGGTGAGCATGTCCACGAAGTTGAACACCAGCGCCGTCACCCCCGGCTGCGACAGGTAACCGGGGAGCCGCTTCAGCATCTGCTCGCCGTCGCCCGCGTCGAACACCTTTTCGTAGTGCACGGGCACGCGCTTTCCCGCCACGCGCTGCACGTGCTCGCGGAACAGCTCGGCTTCCAGGTTGTTCAGGCTGCCCTCACCCTCGCGCCCCCACCACCCGGGCATGCGCTCGGCCAGGCCGTCGGGGTACAGCCCGGAGAAGATGGCGTTGCGCGAGAAGGGCGTGGCGGTGGGCAGGATGGAGTAGTACAGCGCCTCTTCTACCTGGGCCAGCGGCTCCAGCAGGGGCACCAGCGTGCGCCACTGGTCCAGGCGCAGGCAGTCTATGATGATGAACAGCGCCGATCGGTCCGGCCCCAGCAACGGCGCCAGGTACTCGGGAACGATGTCGACCGAGAGCGGCGGGCGCTCTTCGTCGCCCGACGTCCAGTGGCCGTAGTCGTCGCAGACGAACTTGCAGAACTCGCGGCGAAAGTCGTCCAGCAGCGTCTCCAGCGATGCCAGCAGCCCCGTTTCGCCGGCGCCGCGCAGGCGCAGCTCCCAGTCCACCAGTTCGGAGTAGGTGTCGCGCCACTGCCGCCACCCGCGATAGGCGTTGCGCTCGCCCATCAGGTCGCGGAACCGCTGGGTGAACTCGCGCGCGGTCACCTGCTGCTGAAGCTGGCCGCCTTCCAGCAGCCGGGTGACGACGGAGAGCACCTGCCGGGGCGAGGTGGGCTTCACCAGGTAGTCCGCCACCCGCCGGCCGATGGCCTCGGTCATGGTGCGGTCTTCCTCGCTCTTGGTGACCATCACCACGGGCACGCGCGGGTCGATGCGGCGGATTTCGTCCAGCACCTCCATGCCGGTGCGTCCGGGCATCTGCTCGTCCAGCAGGATCAGGTCGTAGCCCCGCCCGCGCACCAGCTCGATGGCGTCGTCACCGTTCGAGGCGGCATCGACGTGATAGCCCCGCCCCTGCATCAGCAGCAGGTGCGGGCGCAGGAGGTCGATCTCGTCGTCTACCCAGAGCAGTCGTTTCGTCGCGGCCGGCATGCGGGAAAGTTACGGGTGTGGCGTAGCGGGGTCAATTCGCGAGCATCCCCGTGCGGCGCCGCATCATCGGTTCACGCGAGCAGGCTCTCCGGCGCAACGCCCAGCCCGTTTGCGTATCGCTGGATGGTATCCCACCGCGGCTGATGCTTTCCGCGCTCCAGCTTGGAGATGATTGCCTGGTCCAGCCCGCTTCGTTCCGCGAGCTGCACCTGTGTGACGCCGGCTGTCAGCCGGTGGCCCTTCAGCCGCTCGCCGATCTGGCGATTGGATGACTCCGCCTGCAGCAGAATTTTCTGCGCGAAGGCGCCGTCGAGCACGGCGCGAAGCGAGCCTCCGTCGATGTCGACCAGGTCGCCACCGCGGTCGAGCACCTGCACACCGCTGTGGTACGGCGCGACGGTCGCCGTCTCCAGGCACAACTCCAGGGGATCGTCGAAGCCGATGTCTCTCGGCTGGACGGAGCCGCTCAGCCCGTCACCAAAGGCGATCCAGAGAGAGTGGTCGGAGCGCGAATACCTGACGTCGAGGATGGATTCCGGGTCCAGCGACGAAACCGCTTCGTTGACGCAGTTCGCCAGGGAGATGCGGGACCCTTGAGAGTAGCGGCAGACCGAGACCCGCAGGTCCGAGGTCCGCACCAGGTCATCTACCCACGGTGCGTAGAAGTGGTCTGCCTTGGTGCGAACGAAGGCCAGGATGTGCGGCCGCGTTTCGCGGATGGCGGCAATCCAGCGGTGCTTCTGCGTCGACGTATAGGCACGCACGATGTGCGACAGGTCGCCGCATATGAGTGAGTTCGTGGGGATGCGCTGCGCCTCGCCGGTGGAGAACAGCGGCCAGAACGCGTCGAACTCGAAGTAGCGATATCCCAGGTGAGCGAACGTGTCCCGCAGCGCGTTCCGCACCTGGGAACTGCCGATCCGCGAAACGTCGACGTGGAGCTGGTTGCTCGGAGCGATATCGTGGTGAACCATCATTGTAGCCCTCACCATGCCTGGGTGTTGCTGCCCGGCGGGATGAGCTTCACCTCATCCCAGGCCTTCAGAAGCTCGGCTTGCAAGCCCTTCAGCTCCCGCCGAAGCCGCGGTGGAAGGGCGTCCGGCGGCGGATTGCGAATGCTGAACGTGTACAGGTCCACGGTCTTGTTCCGGCCCTCCACGACCGCGTGGCAATGCGGCGGCGGATGGTCGACGTCGTTGATCCAGACCTCGTGCCCGGCGCACTTTCCCCTCCACTTCGCCATGCCTCCTCCCGGCTCGATTATGATATATGTATCATACCTCCGCGCGACCGTCAACAGCACGGCTTGGGCCCTCCGCACTTCCGCCCATCCACATTCGCGCCCATATTCCGGAACAGACGTAACGCCGTACGAGTACACTTCTTCTGCCCCTCCCGCGGGTCCTCCCACCCCCAGCCGTACCATGCCGCTCGCCCCCGC
Coding sequences within it:
- a CDS encoding response regulator; the protein is MPAATKRLLWVDDEIDLLRPHLLLMQGRGYHVDAASNGDDAIELVRGRGYDLILLDEQMPGRTGMEVLDEIRRIDPRVPVVMVTKSEEDRTMTEAIGRRVADYLVKPTSPRQVLSVVTRLLEGGQLQQQVTAREFTQRFRDLMGERNAYRGWRQWRDTYSELVDWELRLRGAGETGLLASLETLLDDFRREFCKFVCDDYGHWTSGDEERPPLSVDIVPEYLAPLLGPDRSALFIIIDCLRLDQWRTLVPLLEPLAQVEEALYYSILPTATPFSRNAIFSGLYPDGLAERMPGWWGREGEGSLNNLEAELFREHVQRVAGKRVPVHYEKVFDAGDGEQMLKRLPGYLSQPGVTALVFNFVDMLTHGRSESSVLLEVARDKEALRALTRQWFERSEALTAIREALRHRVPVLVTTD
- a CDS encoding helix-turn-helix transcriptional regulator, with protein sequence MMVHHDIAPSNQLHVDVSRIGSSQVRNALRDTFAHLGYRYFEFDAFWPLFSTGEAQRIPTNSLICGDLSHIVRAYTSTQKHRWIAAIRETRPHILAFVRTKADHFYAPWVDDLVRTSDLRVSVCRYSQGSRISLANCVNEAVSSLDPESILDVRYSRSDHSLWIAFGDGLSGSVQPRDIGFDDPLELCLETATVAPYHSGVQVLDRGGDLVDIDGGSLRAVLDGAFAQKILLQAESSNRQIGERLKGHRLTAGVTQVQLAERSGLDQAIISKLERGKHQPRWDTIQRYANGLGVAPESLLA